A genomic segment from Aegilops tauschii subsp. strangulata cultivar AL8/78 chromosome 1, Aet v6.0, whole genome shotgun sequence encodes:
- the LOC109753062 gene encoding uncharacterized protein produces the protein MLSPCTHRISSPLLAPHSHSRFHSHQREYRGSPLAPRLPPPPPPLRCFRGTHPPAAAAGEVATMAAPVGEMVWVPVLEEGVFRFDASEEARSAAGPSLSFVEPRRREEPREGGDRPAVVPACEVAGNVQKVVIKLPSGTSFYGTGEASGPLERTGKRVFTWNTDAWGFGPGTTSLYQSHPWVLAVLPDGKAFGVLADTTRRCEIDLRQECTIKFSAPSAYPIITFGPYNSPAEVMMSLSHAIGTVAMPPKWSLGYHQCRWSYDSSEKVLKVVRTFREKGIPCDVIWMDIDYMDGFRCFTFDSNRFPDPKSMADDLHSIGCKSIWMLDPGIKKEKGYFVYESGSETDVWIKKADDSPFIGEVWPGDCVFPDFTCERTRTWWASLVKDFVSNGVDGIWNDMNEPAVFKTTTKTMPESNIHRGDADIGGVQNHSYYHNVYGMLMARSTYEGMAMSNTDKRPFVLTRAGFIGSQRYAATWTGDNLSNWEHMHMSLPMVLQLGLSGQPLSGPDIGGFAGNATPKLFGRWMGVGALFPFSRGHSETGSIDHEPWSFGEECEEVCRLALLRRYRLLPHIYTLFYLSHKKGAPVAAPLFFADSQDPELRKIETSFLLGPLLICASTSPEKGAHECAHKLPKGVWSRFDFGDSHPDLPVMYLQGGAILPVGLPIKHVGEASLEDDLSLIVSLDENGKAEGVLFEDAGDGYGFTQENYLLTYYVAQVHSSVVSVKVLKTEGSWNRPKRNLNISILLGGGAMISSHGVDGEELHITMPSGSEVSNLVATSELELKKRLEMISPIPDIDEPSGQEGAELSKIPIDLKSGDWLLKVVPWIGGRIISMTHLPTDSQWLHSRIEINGYEEYSGTEYRSAGCTEEYKVVRRYLEHSGEEESISLEGDIGGGLVLQRHISILKDNPKIVQINSSIQARNVGAGSGGFSRLVCLRVHPTFTLLHPTEVVVAFTAINGSKQECSPESGEVTLEGDLRPNGEWMLVDKCAGVSLVNTFDPSQVSKCLVHWGTGDLNMELWSEERPVSKDTPLTICHQYELRQTC, from the exons ATGCTGTCCCCGTGCACCCACAGGATCTCATCTCCACTCCTCGCCCCCCACTCCCACTCCCGCTTCCACTCCCACCAGCGCGAGTACCGGGGCAGTCCACTCGCCCCtcgtctccctcctcctcctcctcctctcag GTGCTTCCGGGGGACTCATCCGCCTGCGGCCGCGGCGGGGGAGGTGGCGACGATGGCCGCGCCCGTCGGGGAGATGGTCTGGGTGCCCGTGCTGGAGGAGGGGGTGTTCCGGTTCGACGCGTCGGAGGAGGCGCGGTCCGCGGCCGGGCCCAGCCTGTCGTTCGTCGAgccgcggcggcgggaggagccGCGCGAGGGCGGGGATCGTCCCGCGGTCGTGCCGGCGTGCGAGGTGGCGGGGAACGTCCAGAAGGTTGTGATTAAG CTTCCTTCTGGGACGTCTTTCTACGGTACAGGAGAAGCTAGTGGTCCACTTGAACGAACTGGGAAACGA GTTTTCACTTGGAACACAGATGCATGGGGTTTTGGGCCAGGGACCACTTCATTATATCAATCACACCCATGGGTGTTGGCTGTCCTCCCTGACGGAAAGGCATTCGGCGTCCTAGCTGACACCACACGACGATGTGAG ATTGACTTGAGACAAGAATGTACTATCAAGTTTTCTGCCCCATCTGCTTACCCTATCATTACTTTTGGACCATATAATTCTCCAGCTGAAGTTATGATGTCATTGTCCCATGCAATAG GGACTGTGGCCATGCCCCCAAAATGGTCTCTTGGCTATCATCAATGTCGTTGGAGCTATGATTCTTCTGAGAAAGTACTCAAG GTTGTCAGAACTTTTAGAGAGAAAGGCATTCCTTGCGATGTGATTTGGATGGATATTGACTATATGGATGGTTTTAGATGCTTCACATTTGATAGT AACCGTTTTCCTGATCCGAAATCTATGGCTGACGATCTCCATTCCATCGGTTGCAAATCAATCTGGATGCTTGATCCAGGAATCAAGAAAGAGAAGGGTTACTTTGTATATGAGAGTGGTTCAGAAACTGATGTTTGGATTAAAAAGGCAGACGACAGTCCATTCATTG GGGAGGTATGGCCCGGTGATTGTGTTTTTCCTGATTTTACCTGTGAAAGAACACGCACCTGGTGGGCTAGTTTGGTCAAGGATTTTGTCTCCAATGGCGTTGATGGAATATGGAATGATATGAACGAGCCTGCTGTCTTCAAA ACAACTACAAAAACAATGCCGGAAAGCAATATACATAGAGGCGATGCAGATATTGGTGGTGTCCAGAATCATTCTTACTACCATAAT GTGTATGGAATGCTAATGGCAAGGTCTACATATGAAGGAATGGCGATGTCTAATACAGACAAACGACCATTTGTTCTTACACGAGCTGGTTTTATAGGAAGCCAGCGTTATGCTGCAACATGGACTGGTGATAATCTGTCAAACTGGGAGCATATGCATATGAGTCTGCCAATGGTTCTTCAATTG GGTCTTAGTGGCCAGCCACTGTCAGGCCCTGATATTGGTGGGTTTGCTGGAAATGCCACTCCAAAACTTTTTGGGAGATGGATGGGAGTTGGTGCATTGTTTCCATTTTCACGTGGTCATTCTGAAACTGGAAGCATCGACCATGAGCCATGGTCCTTCGGTGAAGAG TGTGAGGAAGTTTGTCGTCTTGCGCTGCTAAGACGGTATCGCCTACTGCCACATATCTACACTCTGTTTTACCTTTCACATAAGAAGGGTGCTCCAGTTGCTGCTCCACTTTTCTTTGCTG ACTCACAAGACCCAGAATTGAGGAAAATAGAGACTTCCTTTCTCCTGGGACCACTTTTAATCTGTGCAAG CACTTCACCTGAGAAAGGTGCTCATGAATGTGCACATAAGTTGCCGAAGGGTGTTTGGTCACGTTTTGATTTTGGAGATTCACACCCT GATCTACCGGTGATGTATTTACAAGGTGGAGCCATACTTCCTGTAGGCCTTCCTATTAAGCATGTTGGTGAAGCAAGTTTAGAGGATGATTTATCACTAATTGTTTCGCTGGATGAAAATG GTAAAGCTGAAGGTGTCCTATTCGAAGATGCTGGGGATGGATACGGGTTCACACAGGAGAACTATCTTTTAACATATTATGTTGCCCAAGTTCACTCATCAGTGGTTTCTGTGAAAGTTCTGAAAACCGAAGGATCCTGGAATAGACCAAAACGTAACTTAAATATAAGTATATTACTTGGTGGAGGTGCTATG ATAAGTTCACATGGTGTCGATGGCGAAGAACTACATATTACGATGCCTTCGGGGTCTGAAGTGTCCAACTTAGTCGCAACAAGTGAACTTGAGCTCAAGAAACGTTTGG AGATGATTTCGCCTATACCTGATATAGATGAACCGTCAGGACAGGAAGGTGCTGAACTCTCAAAAATACCTATTGATTTGAAGAGTGGGGACTGGTTGCTTAAGGTTGTACCATGGATTGGTGGTCGTATTATTTCAATGACACATCTTCCTACTG ATTCCCAGTGGCTTCATAGCAGGATTGAAATAAATGGTTATGAAGAATACAGCGGGACTGAATATAGGTCTGCTGGGTGCACAGAAGAGTACAAAGTCGTTAG GAGGTATCTTGAGCACTCAGGAGAGGAGGAATCTATTTCTTTGGAAGGTGATATTGGGGGTGGTCTTGTTCTTCAGCGCCACATATCCATTTTGAAAGACAACCCAAAGATTGTTCAGATTAACTCTAGCATTCAAGCAAGAAATGTTGGAGCTGGCTCTGGTGGGTTTTCAAG GTTGGTATGTTTGCGAGTTCATCCTACTTTCACCCTTCTCCACCCAACTGAGGTGGTTGTTGCTTTTACGGCCATCAATGGCTCAAAGCAAGAGTGCTCTCCAGAATCTGGAGAAGTGACATTAGAGGGAGACCTCCGGCCAAACG GGGAATGGATGCTAGTGGACAAATGTGCAGGGGTGAGCTTGGTAAATACTTTTGATCCCAGTCAGGTTAGCAAATGCTTGGTACATTGGGGAACAGGTGATTTGAACATGGAGCTTTGGTCGGAGGAAAGACCAGTTTCCAAGGACACGCCGTTGACAATTTGCCACCAGTACGAGCTGAGGCAAACATGCTAA